A window of the Natronomonas salina genome harbors these coding sequences:
- a CDS encoding UvrD-helicase domain-containing protein, whose protein sequence is MADSTHVTRLFGGPGSGKTTALLDRVDEMLDDGVAVNDILVVSYTRAAAAEVRDRLAERLDCTPKSLRGNVCTMHAKAYELLNLSRGDVVGEKHKEEFCDEYGLEFEDEYKSSRRRSARSTTLGNKIIATSQWLQRTERDVADWYDVPFQWNEEEVRLPPDIDDNAQTGNKYTPTWPSDDDRVDIPEAIRAWRTYKGEEGVVGFADMLERVQQRSLLPNVEHLVIDEFQDITTLQYGVYEEWKPHMESVLIAGDDDQVVYAWQGADPALLLDEEVDDDIVLPNSYRLPSRILNVVNTEIEHIEKRQDKDLKPRKQGGVVEAVPSPSMLDLVRNVRGTLEEDEEGSVMVLFRARYQMFQFMDEFIDEGIPFTSLTDQRMWTDRLRGYVDAIVAVDEDEPIDGLQAQRLGEMLAESAFGTGERQDYFDALDEMQDAEGVDDLTDMEVAPDFVDDHAPFAPGPASAADMLTKVSNFQERSVKAYFKGDYRGMDPTRLRLGTIHSAKGREADHVFVATDLTEKVVEQMAASVEDPEDVPGVTEFNKHSDPVPTLTDNERRVFYVGMSRARERLVLLENLVDGAPTLPIDVLLHNEPVDLSLEELMRDAQEAGAEATAD, encoded by the coding sequence ATGGCCGATTCCACCCACGTGACACGACTCTTCGGGGGCCCCGGCAGTGGGAAGACCACTGCGCTCCTCGACCGGGTCGACGAGATGCTCGACGACGGCGTCGCGGTCAACGACATCCTGGTCGTCTCCTACACCCGCGCGGCGGCCGCCGAGGTCCGCGACCGCCTCGCCGAGCGGCTCGACTGCACGCCGAAGTCCCTGCGCGGCAACGTCTGTACGATGCACGCGAAGGCATACGAACTGCTGAACCTCTCGCGGGGCGACGTCGTCGGCGAGAAGCACAAGGAGGAGTTCTGCGACGAGTACGGCCTGGAGTTCGAGGACGAGTACAAGTCCTCGCGCCGGCGATCGGCCCGCTCGACGACCCTCGGCAACAAGATCATCGCCACCTCCCAGTGGCTCCAGCGGACCGAGCGCGACGTCGCCGACTGGTACGACGTCCCCTTCCAGTGGAACGAGGAGGAGGTCCGCCTGCCGCCGGACATCGACGACAACGCCCAGACCGGCAACAAGTACACGCCGACGTGGCCCAGCGACGACGACCGCGTCGACATCCCCGAGGCCATCCGCGCGTGGCGGACCTACAAGGGCGAGGAGGGGGTCGTCGGCTTCGCCGACATGCTCGAGCGCGTCCAGCAGCGGTCGCTGCTGCCGAACGTCGAGCACCTCGTCATCGACGAGTTCCAGGACATCACGACGCTGCAGTACGGCGTCTACGAGGAGTGGAAGCCCCACATGGAGAGCGTCCTCATCGCCGGCGACGACGACCAGGTCGTCTACGCCTGGCAGGGCGCCGACCCCGCGCTGCTGCTCGACGAGGAGGTCGACGACGACATCGTCCTCCCGAACTCCTACCGGCTGCCATCCCGCATCCTCAACGTCGTCAACACGGAGATCGAGCACATCGAGAAGCGCCAGGACAAGGACCTCAAGCCGCGCAAGCAGGGCGGCGTCGTCGAGGCCGTCCCGTCGCCGTCGATGCTCGACCTCGTGCGGAACGTCCGCGGCACCCTCGAGGAGGACGAAGAGGGCAGCGTGATGGTGCTGTTCCGCGCGCGCTACCAGATGTTCCAGTTCATGGACGAGTTCATCGACGAGGGCATCCCGTTCACGTCGCTGACCGACCAGCGGATGTGGACCGACCGCCTGCGCGGCTACGTCGACGCCATCGTCGCCGTCGACGAGGACGAGCCCATCGACGGCCTGCAGGCCCAGCGCCTCGGCGAGATGCTCGCCGAGAGCGCCTTCGGCACCGGCGAGCGCCAGGACTACTTCGACGCGCTCGACGAGATGCAGGACGCCGAGGGGGTCGACGACCTCACCGACATGGAGGTCGCCCCCGACTTCGTCGACGACCACGCGCCGTTCGCGCCCGGGCCAGCCTCCGCCGCGGACATGCTCACGAAGGTCTCGAACTTCCAGGAGCGCTCCGTGAAGGCGTACTTCAAGGGCGACTACCGCGGGATGGACCCCACGCGGCTCCGCCTCGGCACCATCCACTCCGCGAAGGGCCGGGAGGCCGACCACGTCTTCGTCGCGACCGACCTCACCGAGAAGGTCGTCGAGCAGATGGCCGCCTCGGTCGAGGACCCGGAGGACGTCCCCGGCGTCACCGAGTTCAACAAGCATTCCGACCCCGTCCCGACGCTGACCGACAACGAGCGCCGGGTCTTCTACGTCGGGATGTCGCGGGCCCGCGAGCGGCTCGTCCTCCTGGAGAACCTCGTCGACGGCGCGCCGACGCTCCCCATCGACGTCCTCCTGCACAACGAGCCGGTGGACCTGTCTCTCGAGGAGCTCATGCGCGACGCCCAGGAGGCCGGCGCCGAGGCGACCGCCGACTGA
- a CDS encoding magnesium transporter, producing the protein MDARREVWRIYRESIGILGVSLLGGLFAGTVLGSGPMREAFVQFPGLLLLLPAFLATRGNVYGAFGARISSGLHQGLIDPEFEWDDRLANAVVASFVNGIGISVLIGALSWAILQALGRESARLVELVGITFVSGVLTSVVLVFGLLILVFGSYELGLDPDNLVGPLVTTLGDVFGVCFLYVAVVVVGVVL; encoded by the coding sequence ATGGACGCCCGCCGCGAGGTCTGGCGCATCTACCGGGAGTCCATCGGCATCCTCGGGGTGAGCCTCCTCGGCGGGCTGTTCGCCGGGACCGTCCTCGGGAGCGGGCCGATGCGGGAGGCCTTCGTCCAGTTCCCGGGGCTCCTGTTGCTCCTGCCGGCGTTCCTCGCCACCCGCGGCAACGTCTACGGCGCCTTCGGCGCGCGCATCTCCTCTGGGCTCCACCAGGGGCTCATCGACCCCGAGTTCGAGTGGGACGACCGGCTCGCCAACGCCGTCGTCGCCTCCTTCGTCAACGGCATCGGCATCTCGGTGCTCATCGGGGCCCTCTCGTGGGCCATCCTGCAGGCGCTCGGCCGGGAGTCCGCCCGGCTGGTCGAACTGGTCGGCATCACCTTCGTCTCGGGCGTGCTGACGTCCGTCGTCCTCGTCTTCGGGCTGCTGATACTCGTCTTCGGCAGCTACGAACTCGGGCTCGACCCCGACAACCTCGTCGGCCCGCTGGTCACCACGCTCGGCGACGTCTTCGGCGTCTGCTTCCTCTACGTCGCCGTCGTCGTGGTCGGGGTGGTACTGTGA
- a CDS encoding alpha/beta hydrolase, with the protein MSDAPDLPLVHEYRPGSAESDAPAVVLIHGRGTNERDLLPIGAQLPEDLDVLSVRAPQSMGGPNSYTWYDLDLSDGGLENSQPDPEGFRRSLDLVHEFVEAAVEAYDLDPERVGLLGFSQGAITSLSALLERPDAYRWVVALNGYLAEKHEDEVASAEDKPVFVGCGAMDQVIPPKRAERAAELLEGDGADVRFERYGVGHGTTPEEITDVVQWLEGRY; encoded by the coding sequence ATGAGCGACGCTCCCGACCTCCCGCTGGTCCACGAGTACCGGCCGGGTTCGGCCGAGTCGGACGCCCCCGCCGTCGTGCTGATCCACGGCCGCGGGACGAACGAGCGGGACCTGCTGCCCATCGGCGCCCAGTTGCCCGAGGACCTGGACGTGCTGAGCGTCCGCGCGCCCCAGTCGATGGGCGGGCCGAACAGCTACACCTGGTACGACCTCGACCTCTCGGACGGCGGCCTCGAGAACAGCCAGCCCGACCCCGAGGGGTTCCGCCGGAGCCTGGACCTCGTCCACGAGTTCGTCGAGGCGGCCGTCGAGGCGTACGACCTCGACCCCGAGCGCGTCGGCCTACTGGGCTTCAGCCAGGGCGCCATCACCAGCCTCTCGGCGCTGCTCGAGCGCCCCGACGCCTACCGCTGGGTCGTCGCGCTGAACGGCTACCTCGCCGAGAAACACGAAGACGAGGTCGCCAGCGCCGAGGACAAGCCCGTCTTCGTCGGCTGCGGCGCGATGGACCAGGTCATCCCCCCGAAGCGCGCCGAGCGCGCCGCCGAACTGCTGGAGGGGGACGGCGCCGACGTGCGGTTCGAGCGCTACGGCGTCGGCCACGGGACGACGCCCGAGGAGATCACCGACGTCGTACAGTGGCTGGAAGGGCGGTACTGA
- the larE gene encoding ATP-dependent sacrificial sulfur transferase LarE, producing the protein MTSVEAKREAAVEDLRSFDGVVVAFSGGVDSAVVAALAHEALGEDAVACTAKSETLPAAELKDATRVAEEIGVRHEIVSFSELDSEAFVANGDERCYHCRSMRLGRMFDKARELDIETVCDGTNASDPGEGHRPGLRAVEELNAYSPLLEHGIAKEEVREIARHYDLSVADKPSMACLSSRIPTGLEVTEERLTRVEKAERLLRTWGFEQFRVRDHDGLARIEVGEDELERALDPDFAAAAREHVGDLGFDHVTLDLAGYRTGSVSPEETPDEADVLDAEYPTGDD; encoded by the coding sequence ATGACCAGTGTCGAGGCGAAGCGCGAGGCCGCGGTCGAGGACCTGCGGTCCTTCGACGGGGTCGTCGTCGCCTTCTCCGGCGGCGTCGACTCCGCGGTGGTCGCCGCGCTCGCCCACGAGGCGCTCGGCGAGGACGCCGTCGCGTGCACGGCGAAGAGCGAGACGCTGCCGGCCGCCGAACTGAAGGACGCCACCCGGGTCGCCGAGGAGATCGGCGTCCGCCACGAGATCGTCTCGTTCTCGGAGCTGGACAGCGAGGCGTTCGTGGCGAACGGCGACGAGCGGTGCTACCACTGCCGGTCGATGCGCCTCGGGCGGATGTTCGACAAGGCGCGGGAGCTGGACATCGAGACGGTCTGCGACGGGACGAACGCATCAGACCCCGGGGAGGGCCACCGGCCCGGCCTCCGGGCGGTCGAGGAGCTGAACGCCTACTCGCCGCTGCTGGAGCACGGCATCGCGAAGGAGGAGGTCCGCGAGATCGCGCGGCACTACGACCTGTCGGTGGCCGACAAGCCGTCGATGGCCTGCCTCTCGTCGCGCATCCCGACGGGCCTGGAGGTGACGGAGGAGCGGCTCACGAGGGTCGAGAAGGCCGAACGGCTGCTCCGGACGTGGGGCTTCGAGCAGTTCCGGGTCCGCGACCACGACGGGCTGGCGCGCATCGAGGTCGGCGAGGACGAACTCGAGCGGGCGCTGGACCCCGACTTCGCCGCGGCGGCGCGGGAGCACGTGGGGGACCTGGGCTTCGACCACGTGACGCTGGATCTAGCGGGCTACCGGACGGGGAGCGTCTCGCCCGAGGAGACCCCGGACGAGGCGGACGTCCTCGACGCGGAGTACCCGACCGGCGACGACTGA
- a CDS encoding riboflavin synthase produces MFTGIVEETGEIVDVHDGPEGRRIRVAASFCEDLEHGQSIAVSGACLTVEDWNADDFELFCSEETLERTYLDEVEVGDAVNLERALPADGRFDGHFVQGHVDGVGEVTEIEQVGDDWYFGFSLPEELARYVVEKGSICVDGISLTVADLRDDDGDFVVAIIPATYDLTTLSGKAVGDPVHLEVDVVAKYVERLTEGYV; encoded by the coding sequence ATGTTCACCGGCATCGTCGAGGAGACGGGGGAGATCGTCGACGTCCACGACGGCCCCGAGGGCCGCCGGATCCGCGTCGCCGCCTCGTTCTGCGAGGACCTCGAGCACGGCCAGAGCATCGCCGTCAGCGGGGCCTGCCTGACCGTGGAGGACTGGAACGCCGACGACTTCGAACTGTTCTGCTCCGAGGAGACGCTGGAGCGGACGTACCTCGACGAGGTCGAGGTCGGGGACGCCGTCAACCTCGAGCGGGCGCTGCCCGCCGACGGCCGCTTCGACGGTCACTTCGTGCAGGGCCACGTCGACGGCGTCGGCGAGGTAACCGAGATCGAGCAGGTGGGAGATGACTGGTACTTCGGGTTCTCGCTGCCCGAGGAGCTGGCGCGGTACGTCGTCGAGAAGGGGTCGATCTGCGTGGACGGCATCTCGCTGACCGTCGCGGACCTCCGGGACGACGACGGCGACTTCGTGGTCGCCATCATCCCCGCCACGTACGACCTGACGACGCTCTCGGGGAAGGCCGTCGGCGATCCGGTGCACCTCGAGGTCGACGTCGTCGCGAAGTACGTCGAGCGCCTCACCGAGGGGTACGTCTGA
- a CDS encoding HVO_0416 family zinc finger protein, producing the protein MATANDDIFDEFLEERGHETDPASWERDYNKKRCPDCGGLHGLEASTCSVCGWRPN; encoded by the coding sequence ATGGCGACCGCGAACGACGACATCTTCGACGAGTTCCTCGAGGAACGTGGCCACGAGACCGACCCCGCCTCCTGGGAGCGCGACTACAACAAGAAGCGGTGTCCCGACTGCGGCGGCCTCCACGGACTCGAGGCCTCGACCTGCTCCGTCTGCGGCTGGCGACCGAACTGA
- a CDS encoding DUF7533 family protein: MGVVRSLQFVGTLVVAGPVAMVGVFNLLEGQYGLGAFFLVAALGLLAVSEYVYVRLTDKTVGRVRRLKNYRPWRRRGGSDDGDGET, translated from the coding sequence ATGGGCGTCGTCAGGTCGCTGCAGTTCGTCGGCACGCTCGTGGTCGCCGGCCCGGTCGCGATGGTCGGCGTCTTCAACCTGCTGGAGGGCCAGTACGGCCTGGGCGCGTTCTTCCTGGTCGCGGCGCTGGGGCTGCTGGCGGTCAGCGAGTACGTCTACGTCCGGCTGACCGACAAGACGGTCGGCCGCGTCAGGCGGCTGAAGAACTACCGGCCGTGGCGGCGCAGGGGCGGCAGCGACGACGGGGACGGGGAGACGTAG
- a CDS encoding magnesium transporter: MFPLLIALSVLEMGSGYVLESLEETYLANPTLLTLVPVMIGMGGNLGAILSSRLSTRLHLGTLEFDPRNRVLLTNVAAILLLAATVFTALGVAAWLVGQVFAHPMAFSDLLVISLVSGMLLAGLAVLLSVGATWVSYRKELDPDDTTIPVVTNVCDICGVIILSGVAAVVL; encoded by the coding sequence ATGTTCCCGCTGCTCATCGCGCTGTCGGTCCTCGAGATGGGGTCGGGCTACGTCCTCGAGTCCCTGGAGGAGACGTACCTCGCCAACCCGACGCTCCTGACGCTCGTCCCCGTCATGATCGGGATGGGCGGCAACCTCGGGGCCATCCTCTCCTCGCGGCTCTCGACGCGGCTCCACCTCGGGACCCTCGAGTTCGACCCCCGGAACCGCGTGCTGCTGACGAACGTCGCGGCCATCCTGCTGCTGGCGGCGACCGTCTTCACCGCCCTCGGCGTCGCCGCGTGGCTCGTCGGACAGGTCTTCGCCCACCCCATGGCGTTCTCGGACCTGCTGGTCATCTCGCTGGTCAGCGGGATGCTGCTGGCCGGATTGGCAGTGCTGCTGTCGGTCGGCGCGACGTGGGTCTCCTACCGGAAGGAGCTGGACCCCGACGACACCACCATCCCCGTCGTCACGAACGTCTGCGACATCTGTGGGGTCATCATCCTCTCCGGCGTCGCCGCGGTCGTGCTGTAG
- a CDS encoding DUF7533 family protein yields MGLIDTISLYGTAVLAIPIALLGIEFLVFGDRPVTGAVFLGLGAALLLGQYYLPDLKGELLGGASDVVLGDAADPDAGDERDGGHADKRGSGHADKRGSGHADDARE; encoded by the coding sequence ATGGGCCTCATCGACACCATCTCGCTGTACGGGACGGCCGTGCTGGCGATCCCCATCGCCCTCCTCGGGATCGAGTTCCTGGTCTTCGGCGATCGGCCGGTGACGGGGGCCGTCTTCCTCGGGCTCGGCGCGGCGCTGCTCCTCGGACAGTACTACCTCCCCGACCTCAAGGGCGAGCTCCTCGGCGGCGCGAGCGACGTCGTCCTCGGCGACGCCGCCGACCCCGACGCGGGCGACGAACGCGACGGTGGTCACGCCGACAAACGTGGCAGCGGCCACGCCGACAAACGTGGCAGCGGCCACGCCGACGACGCCCGGGAGTGA
- the mutS gene encoding DNA mismatch repair protein MutS, whose product MDEALGPPPAMAERAEELTPMLSQYLELCERYDDALVLFQVGDFYETFCEAAEATARVLEITLTQREDSTGTYPMAGIPIDNAESYIETLLEAGYRVAVADQVQDPDETSGLVDRAVTRVVTPGTLTETELLEDADNNFVACLTEGYGLALLDVSTGDFYATRLDRQEAVADELERFDPSEAVVGPDAPTEPFASGCMVTPYERSAFDLETAREKVESYFGATPLASDAEVRACGALLAYAEYARGGTTDGEIEQLDYLNHLTRYDPREYMLLDAVALRSLEVFEPRHVHGLEGAALVETLDETASALGGRRLRDWIRRPLLDTDRIEARLDAVEALVRSVGDRERALERLADVYDLERLVARVSRGRADARDLRALESTLSVVPALRECIADSTDDSEKLAAVHDRLDDCPDVRELIDRAIAESPPVEITEGGVISEGFDEELDELRTTEREGKAWIDDLEQQERERTGVDSLKVGHNSVHGYYIEVTNPNLDSVPDDYQRRQTLKNSERFYTPELKEREDEIIRAEDRADDLEYERFREVRGEVAEETERIQETAAAVSELDALCALATVAAQYDYCRPAVGCEGIDVEGGRHPVVERTEEAFVPNPTDLPRERPMAVVTGPNMSGKSTYMRQVALLCVMAQVGSFVPARSAALPVVDRVFTRVGASDDIAGGRSTFMVEMTELATILEDADEDSLVVLDEVGRGTSTRDGYAIAQAATEYLHDEVGAYTLFATHHHELTDVAEDLPRARNYHFAAERGPDGVTFEHDLREGAATASYGVEVANVAGVPAPVVQRAEALLDAEVGEGSALDRATALEDTTTSDSPATPAADPTAGTASTDGGELPEELLAELRAVDLADTTPLEALNLLSRLQSRVE is encoded by the coding sequence ATGGACGAGGCGCTGGGGCCGCCGCCCGCGATGGCCGAGAGGGCCGAGGAACTCACGCCGATGCTGTCGCAGTACCTGGAGCTCTGCGAGCGCTACGACGACGCGCTCGTGCTGTTCCAGGTCGGGGACTTCTACGAGACCTTCTGTGAGGCCGCCGAGGCGACCGCGCGGGTCCTCGAGATCACGCTCACCCAGCGGGAGGACTCGACCGGCACGTACCCGATGGCCGGCATCCCGATCGACAACGCCGAGTCGTACATCGAGACGCTGCTGGAGGCCGGCTACCGGGTCGCCGTCGCCGACCAGGTCCAGGACCCCGACGAGACGTCCGGGCTGGTCGACCGCGCCGTGACGCGGGTGGTCACGCCCGGCACGCTGACGGAGACGGAACTGCTGGAGGACGCCGACAACAACTTCGTCGCGTGCCTGACGGAGGGGTACGGCCTCGCGCTGCTCGACGTCTCGACGGGCGACTTCTACGCGACGCGGCTCGACCGCCAGGAGGCCGTCGCCGACGAACTCGAGCGGTTCGACCCCTCGGAGGCCGTCGTCGGCCCCGACGCGCCCACCGAGCCGTTCGCGTCGGGCTGCATGGTGACGCCGTACGAGCGGTCGGCCTTCGACCTCGAGACCGCCCGCGAGAAGGTCGAGAGCTACTTCGGGGCGACGCCGCTGGCCAGCGACGCCGAGGTGCGGGCCTGCGGCGCGCTGCTCGCCTACGCCGAGTACGCCCGCGGCGGGACCACGGACGGCGAGATCGAACAGCTGGACTACCTCAACCACCTGACGCGCTACGACCCGCGGGAGTACATGCTGCTGGACGCGGTGGCGCTGCGCTCCCTGGAGGTCTTCGAGCCGCGGCACGTCCACGGCCTCGAGGGCGCCGCGCTGGTCGAGACGCTCGACGAGACGGCCTCGGCGCTGGGCGGCCGTCGACTGCGCGACTGGATCCGCCGGCCGCTGCTCGACACCGACCGCATCGAGGCGCGGCTGGACGCCGTCGAGGCCCTCGTGCGGTCGGTCGGCGACCGCGAGCGCGCCCTCGAGCGGCTGGCGGACGTCTACGACCTCGAGCGGCTCGTCGCCCGGGTCTCACGCGGCCGCGCCGACGCCCGCGACCTCCGGGCCCTGGAGTCGACCCTCTCCGTGGTGCCGGCCCTCCGGGAGTGCATCGCCGACTCGACCGACGACAGCGAGAAGCTCGCGGCCGTCCACGACCGCCTCGACGACTGCCCCGACGTCCGGGAGCTGATCGACCGGGCCATCGCGGAGTCCCCGCCCGTCGAGATCACCGAGGGCGGCGTCATCAGCGAGGGCTTCGACGAGGAGCTCGACGAGCTCCGGACCACCGAGCGCGAGGGCAAGGCCTGGATCGACGACCTCGAACAGCAGGAGCGCGAGCGGACCGGCGTCGACTCGCTGAAGGTCGGCCACAACTCCGTCCACGGCTACTACATCGAGGTGACGAACCCGAACCTCGATTCGGTGCCCGACGACTACCAGCGCCGCCAGACGCTGAAGAACTCCGAGCGGTTCTACACGCCGGAGCTGAAGGAGCGCGAGGACGAGATCATCCGCGCGGAGGACCGCGCCGACGACCTCGAGTACGAGCGGTTCCGGGAGGTCCGCGGCGAGGTCGCCGAGGAGACCGAGCGCATCCAGGAGACCGCCGCGGCCGTCTCGGAACTGGACGCTCTCTGCGCCCTGGCGACCGTCGCCGCCCAGTACGACTACTGCCGGCCCGCGGTCGGCTGCGAGGGCATCGACGTCGAAGGCGGCCGCCACCCGGTCGTCGAGCGCACCGAGGAGGCGTTCGTCCCGAACCCGACCGACCTGCCGCGGGAGCGCCCGATGGCGGTCGTCACGGGCCCCAACATGTCCGGGAAGTCGACGTACATGCGGCAGGTCGCGCTGCTCTGCGTAATGGCGCAGGTCGGGAGCTTCGTCCCCGCCCGAAGCGCCGCCCTCCCCGTGGTCGATCGGGTGTTCACCCGCGTCGGCGCCTCCGACGACATCGCCGGCGGTCGCTCGACGTTCATGGTCGAGATGACGGAGCTGGCGACCATCCTCGAGGACGCCGACGAGGACTCCCTCGTGGTGCTCGACGAGGTCGGCCGCGGCACCTCGACGCGGGACGGCTACGCCATCGCGCAGGCGGCCACCGAGTACCTCCACGACGAGGTCGGCGCCTACACGCTGTTCGCGACCCACCACCACGAACTGACCGACGTGGCCGAAGACCTCCCGCGGGCCAGGAACTACCACTTCGCGGCCGAGCGCGGCCCGGACGGCGTGACCTTCGAGCACGACCTTCGGGAGGGGGCCGCGACGGCCTCCTACGGCGTCGAGGTCGCGAACGTCGCCGGCGTCCCGGCGCCCGTCGTCCAGCGCGCCGAGGCGCTGCTGGACGCGGAGGTGGGCGAGGGGTCGGCGCTCGACCGCGCGACCGCCCTCGAAGACACGACGACGAGCGACTCGCCGGCTACGCCGGCCGCGGACCCGACGGCCGGGACCGCCTCGACCGACGGCGGCGAACTGCCGGAGGAACTGCTCGCGGAGCTGCGGGCGGTCGACCTGGCGGACACGACGCCGCTGGAGGCGCTGAACCTCCTGTCCCGGCTGCAGAGTCGCGTTGAGTAG
- a CDS encoding potassium channel family protein, producing MAGFEGEAPEALDYEPISVKDLLVEMKDTSELLIDLAYSAVLHGSEDVAWEVLALEEKMDVLQMRARMSLMMAARNPDEVEALAPVLGLAAGADRISDAAGDIAKIVLEDIGLPEAMRAALPEAVETLVRGTVDAQSPYVDRTLLDINLESETGVRVLAIHRGDDWILNPGPETVIRADDRLILRGPEQTIDAVYERATDEPYEAPDPPEPEVDDLERAVDSIVLMKNLSELAVDLAYGSILFDNHDLAEEVRNLEVEVDALRSRFEAWLLQAAADADDPVALRGLIHLGVSTEVISDAALDITEGVLRGLSVHPVVELAVQESDEIITRVVVGEGSRLDGEQVADGVPEPEIGLNVLAIRRGDDWLLAPDADVTLQAGDVIISKGTRTSAGEFEALAT from the coding sequence ATGGCCGGCTTCGAGGGCGAGGCACCGGAGGCGCTGGACTACGAGCCGATCAGCGTCAAGGACCTCCTCGTCGAGATGAAGGACACCTCGGAGCTGCTGATCGACCTCGCGTACTCGGCGGTGCTGCACGGCAGCGAGGACGTCGCCTGGGAGGTCCTCGCCCTCGAGGAGAAGATGGACGTCCTCCAGATGCGCGCGCGGATGAGCCTCATGATGGCCGCGCGCAACCCCGACGAGGTGGAGGCGCTGGCCCCCGTCCTGGGGCTGGCGGCGGGCGCCGACCGCATCAGCGACGCCGCCGGCGACATCGCGAAGATCGTCCTCGAGGACATCGGGCTGCCGGAGGCGATGCGGGCGGCGCTGCCGGAGGCCGTCGAGACGCTGGTCCGCGGGACGGTCGACGCCCAGTCCCCGTACGTCGACCGGACGCTGCTCGACATCAACCTCGAGAGCGAGACCGGCGTCCGCGTCCTCGCCATCCACCGCGGCGACGACTGGATCCTCAACCCCGGGCCGGAGACGGTCATCCGGGCCGACGACCGGCTCATCCTCCGCGGCCCCGAGCAGACCATCGACGCCGTCTACGAGCGGGCGACCGACGAGCCCTACGAGGCGCCCGACCCGCCCGAGCCGGAGGTCGACGACCTCGAGCGGGCCGTCGACTCGATCGTCCTGATGAAGAACCTCTCGGAGCTGGCGGTCGACCTCGCCTACGGCAGCATCCTCTTCGACAACCACGACCTCGCCGAGGAGGTCCGGAACCTCGAGGTCGAGGTCGACGCCCTCCGCTCGCGCTTCGAGGCGTGGCTGCTGCAGGCCGCGGCCGACGCCGACGACCCCGTCGCCCTCCGGGGGCTCATCCACCTCGGCGTCTCGACGGAGGTCATCAGCGACGCCGCCCTCGACATCACCGAGGGCGTCCTCCGGGGGCTGTCGGTCCACCCGGTCGTCGAACTCGCCGTCCAGGAGTCCGACGAGATCATCACGCGGGTCGTCGTCGGCGAGGGCAGCCGCCTCGACGGCGAGCAGGTCGCCGACGGCGTGCCGGAGCCGGAAATCGGCCTGAACGTCCTGGCGATCCGCCGCGGCGACGACTGGCTTTTGGCGCCGGACGCCGACGTCACGCTCCAGGCGGGCGACGTCATCATCTCGAAGGGCACGCGCACCTCCGCCGGCGAGTTCGAGGCGCTGGCGACCTGA